A genomic segment from Propioniciclava sp. MC1595 encodes:
- the purL gene encoding phosphoribosylformylglycinamidine synthase produces the protein MAPAPDQVDTTAASHHYDLMVVPGGSALPAFRATSLVARLQAVAPQVTGISARYVHLVASDEALSDADVETLARILEYGPPADPAPDAGAATASMVVAPRLGTISPWASKATDIVHNCGIDVHRVERVTEYTLTLDAPLTGEQAEACAAILHDRMTESVLDSREAATEVFAEKDAEPMAHVDVLGHGREALVEANSAFGLALSEDEIDYLVDAFTGLDRNPTDVELMMFAQANSEHCRHKIFNADFVIDGVPQDSSLFGMIRHTERVAGGLANGTIVAYKDNSSIMAGGQATRFVPEPDAAYAAPAPYAERPGEVHVLMKVETHNHPTAISPFPGAATGSGGEIRDEGATGRGSQPKAGLTGFVVSNLNLPGTDEPWEAEQYGAPAHIASPLEITTDAPLGAAAFNNEFGRPGLGGFFRVYEQTVDGVRRGYHKPIMSAGGLGAISAEQTEKVVFGEGSLLIQLGGPGMRIGMGGGAASSMAAGTNAAELDFDSVQRGNPEMERRAQEVINACWALGADNPILAIHDVGAGGLSNAFPELVNDAGMGARFDLDAVPLEESGLAPKEVWCNESQERYVLAIAPESLERFRAICARERAPFAVVGRAFDDGELVVADDAIDAGPGDDPAVDMPLFTLLGKPPRMTRDVTRVERSAPALDLARFDDADAVREAAYAVLRHPSVASKRFLITIGDRTVGGLSHRDQMVGPWQVPVADVAVTLTDHIGFAGQAMSSGERMPLASVDAPASGRMAVGEAITNLLAAPITLNRVKLSANWMAACGEPGEDAALYDTVRAVGLELCPALGVSIPVGKDSLSMRTKWSADGEDKQVTSPVSLVVSAFASLADVRGTLTPQVGADQALLLVDLGAGADRLGGSMLAQVSGEFGGEVPDLDDPSRLVALVDAVNALRSAGLVAAYHDRSDGGLWAAAVEMGLAGATGLSLDVSSVAELFAEELGAVLAVPTASLDDALLVLAEHGLADVTVPVGSTAEGRRVRVAIGGADVLDESLRDLGQAWDEVSWRIAALRDNPECADAEHAGFASDDDPGLHVETTFDVREDVAAPFVNTGARPKVAILREQGVNSHVETAFAFDRAGFDAWDVHMTDLQSGRFDLGDAVGLVAVGGFSYGDTLGAGEGWARSILFNPALTEAFGAFFAREDTFGLGICNGCQMFGALADLIPGAEAWPLFRRNSSEQFEARLSLVEVLESPSIFTGGMAGSRIPIAVSHGEGRADFTARGDEGAVQRAMRFVDHHGNPTEAYPANPNGSVAGLTAVTTPDGRFTAMMPHPERVLRNIQMSWTSGSADEASPWLRMFRNARAHVG, from the coding sequence ATGGCGCCCGCTCCCGACCAGGTCGACACCACCGCCGCGTCGCACCACTACGACCTGATGGTGGTCCCCGGAGGATCGGCGCTCCCGGCCTTCCGCGCCACCTCCTTGGTCGCGCGACTGCAGGCCGTCGCCCCGCAGGTGACCGGCATCAGCGCCCGGTACGTGCACCTGGTCGCCTCCGACGAGGCGCTCTCCGACGCCGACGTCGAGACGCTCGCCCGCATCCTCGAGTACGGGCCCCCCGCCGACCCCGCGCCGGACGCCGGGGCCGCCACGGCGTCCATGGTCGTCGCCCCGCGCCTGGGCACGATCTCGCCGTGGGCGTCCAAGGCGACCGACATCGTGCACAACTGCGGCATCGACGTGCACCGCGTGGAGCGGGTCACCGAGTACACCCTCACGCTGGACGCCCCGCTCACCGGCGAGCAGGCCGAGGCCTGCGCCGCGATCCTGCACGACCGGATGACCGAGTCGGTCCTGGACAGCCGCGAGGCCGCCACCGAGGTCTTCGCCGAGAAGGACGCCGAGCCAATGGCCCACGTCGACGTGCTCGGCCACGGCCGCGAGGCCCTCGTCGAGGCCAACTCGGCCTTCGGCCTGGCCCTGTCCGAGGACGAGATCGACTACCTCGTCGACGCCTTCACCGGCCTGGACCGCAACCCCACCGACGTCGAGCTGATGATGTTCGCGCAGGCGAACTCCGAGCACTGCCGCCACAAGATCTTCAACGCCGACTTCGTCATCGACGGCGTCCCGCAGGACTCCTCGCTGTTCGGCATGATCCGGCACACCGAGCGCGTCGCGGGCGGGCTGGCGAACGGCACGATCGTCGCCTACAAGGACAACTCCTCGATCATGGCCGGCGGCCAGGCCACCCGGTTCGTGCCCGAGCCGGACGCCGCCTACGCGGCCCCCGCGCCGTATGCCGAGCGCCCGGGCGAGGTGCACGTGCTGATGAAGGTCGAGACCCACAACCACCCGACGGCGATCTCGCCGTTCCCGGGGGCGGCGACCGGCTCCGGCGGCGAGATCCGCGACGAGGGCGCGACCGGCCGCGGTTCGCAGCCCAAGGCGGGCCTGACCGGCTTCGTCGTGTCCAACCTCAACCTGCCCGGCACCGACGAGCCGTGGGAGGCCGAGCAGTACGGCGCCCCCGCGCACATCGCGTCCCCACTCGAGATCACGACCGACGCCCCCCTGGGCGCTGCGGCCTTCAACAACGAGTTCGGACGCCCCGGGCTCGGCGGGTTCTTCCGCGTCTACGAGCAGACGGTGGACGGCGTCCGCCGCGGCTACCACAAGCCGATCATGAGCGCCGGAGGCCTGGGCGCGATCAGCGCCGAGCAGACCGAGAAGGTCGTGTTCGGGGAGGGCTCGCTGCTGATCCAGCTGGGCGGGCCGGGCATGCGCATCGGCATGGGTGGCGGCGCCGCCAGCTCGATGGCGGCCGGCACCAACGCGGCCGAGCTCGACTTCGACTCGGTGCAGCGCGGCAACCCCGAGATGGAGCGGCGCGCGCAGGAGGTCATCAACGCGTGCTGGGCGCTCGGGGCCGACAACCCGATCCTGGCGATCCACGACGTGGGCGCGGGCGGCCTGTCGAACGCGTTCCCCGAGCTGGTCAACGACGCCGGCATGGGTGCCCGCTTCGACCTGGACGCGGTGCCACTGGAGGAGTCCGGGCTGGCGCCCAAGGAGGTCTGGTGCAACGAGAGCCAGGAGCGCTACGTGCTGGCGATCGCGCCCGAGTCGCTGGAGCGGTTCCGCGCCATCTGCGCGCGCGAGCGCGCCCCGTTCGCCGTGGTCGGGCGGGCGTTCGACGACGGTGAGCTCGTGGTGGCCGACGACGCGATCGACGCGGGCCCCGGTGACGACCCGGCCGTCGACATGCCGCTGTTCACCTTGCTCGGCAAGCCGCCGAGGATGACGCGCGACGTGACGCGGGTCGAGCGGTCGGCGCCCGCGCTGGACCTCGCCCGGTTCGACGACGCCGACGCCGTGCGCGAGGCCGCCTACGCCGTGCTGCGGCACCCGAGCGTGGCGTCCAAGCGCTTCCTGATCACGATCGGCGACCGCACGGTCGGCGGCCTGTCCCACCGCGACCAGATGGTCGGCCCGTGGCAGGTGCCGGTGGCCGACGTCGCGGTCACACTCACCGACCACATCGGCTTCGCCGGGCAGGCGATGAGTTCGGGCGAGCGCATGCCGCTCGCGTCCGTGGACGCCCCCGCCTCGGGCCGCATGGCCGTCGGCGAGGCGATCACCAACCTGCTCGCCGCCCCGATCACGCTCAACCGGGTCAAGCTGTCGGCGAACTGGATGGCCGCCTGCGGCGAACCCGGCGAGGACGCCGCCCTCTACGACACCGTGCGCGCGGTCGGCCTCGAGCTGTGTCCGGCGCTGGGCGTCAGCATCCCGGTCGGCAAGGACTCGTTGTCGATGCGCACCAAGTGGTCGGCCGACGGAGAGGACAAGCAGGTCACCTCCCCGGTGTCGCTGGTGGTCTCGGCGTTCGCGTCGCTGGCCGACGTCCGCGGCACCCTCACCCCGCAGGTGGGCGCCGACCAGGCGCTGCTGCTGGTCGACCTCGGCGCCGGCGCCGACCGCCTCGGCGGCTCGATGCTCGCCCAGGTCTCGGGCGAGTTCGGCGGCGAGGTCCCCGACCTCGACGACCCGTCCCGTCTCGTGGCGCTGGTGGACGCGGTGAACGCGCTGCGTTCGGCCGGGCTGGTTGCGGCCTACCACGACCGCTCCGACGGTGGCCTGTGGGCCGCGGCCGTCGAGATGGGCCTGGCCGGCGCAACCGGCCTGTCGCTGGACGTCTCCTCGGTGGCCGAGCTCTTCGCCGAGGAGCTGGGTGCGGTGCTGGCCGTGCCCACGGCGTCCCTGGACGACGCGCTGCTCGTGCTCGCCGAGCACGGGCTGGCCGACGTCACCGTGCCGGTCGGCTCGACCGCCGAGGGTCGGCGCGTGCGCGTCGCGATCGGCGGCGCCGACGTGCTGGACGAGTCGCTGCGCGACCTGGGCCAGGCATGGGACGAGGTCTCGTGGCGGATCGCCGCCCTGCGCGACAACCCGGAGTGCGCGGACGCCGAGCACGCGGGCTTCGCGTCCGACGACGACCCCGGCCTGCACGTGGAGACGACGTTCGACGTGCGCGAGGACGTCGCCGCCCCGTTCGTGAACACCGGCGCCCGGCCGAAGGTGGCGATCCTGCGCGAGCAGGGCGTGAACAGCCACGTCGAGACCGCGTTCGCGTTCGACCGCGCCGGTTTCGACGCGTGGGACGTCCACATGACCGACCTGCAGAGCGGCCGCTTCGACCTGGGCGACGCCGTCGGGCTCGTCGCGGTGGGCGGCTTCTCCTACGGCGACACGCTGGGGGCCGGTGAGGGCTGGGCGCGCTCGATCCTGTTCAACCCGGCGCTGACCGAGGCGTTCGGCGCGTTCTTCGCCCGCGAGGACACCTTCGGGCTGGGCATCTGCAACGGCTGCCAGATGTTCGGGGCGCTGGCCGACCTGATCCCGGGCGCCGAGGCGTGGCCGCTGTTCCGCCGCAACTCCTCCGAGCAGTTCGAGGCGCGCCTGTCGCTGGTCGAGGTGCTGGAGTCGCCGTCGATCTTCACCGGCGGCATGGCGGGCTCGCGCATCCCGATCGCGGTGTCGCACGGCGAGGGCCGCGCGGACTTCACCGCGCGCGGTGACGAGGGTGCCGTCCAGCGGGCGATGCGGTTCGTCGACCACCACGGCAACCCGACCGAGGCGTACCCGGCCAACCCGAACGGCTCGGTCGCCGGCCTCACCGCCGTCACCACGCCCGACGGCCGGTTCACCGCGATGATGCCCCACCCCGAGCGGGTGCTCCGCAACATCCAGATGAGCTGGACCAGCGGCTCCGCCGACGAGGCCAGCCCTTGGCTGCGGATGTTCCGCAATGCCCGCGCGCACGTGGGCTGA